From one Luteolibacter sp. Y139 genomic stretch:
- a CDS encoding response regulator transcription factor, which produces MIKIGIVEDSKTTRDGLATIIDLSPGYTCVCVCDTAEKALVQLPKHAPEVVLMDIQLPGMSGIECAGRLKKLLPDVLIIMVTVYEDPDRIFSALRNGASGYLLKRSAPDQVITAIRDVLQGGAPMSGEIARKVIHHFREQSTTAEEVEKLTTREREVLELVAQGFINKEIGDRLGVSTEAVRWHLKHIYVKLHVRSRTEAALKFRGPK; this is translated from the coding sequence ATGATCAAGATTGGCATCGTGGAAGACAGCAAGACCACCCGCGACGGGCTGGCCACCATCATCGACTTGTCACCGGGCTACACCTGCGTGTGCGTCTGCGACACGGCGGAGAAGGCGCTGGTCCAGCTTCCCAAGCATGCGCCGGAGGTGGTGCTGATGGACATCCAGCTTCCGGGGATGTCCGGCATCGAATGCGCGGGGCGGCTCAAGAAGCTGCTGCCGGACGTGCTGATCATCATGGTGACCGTGTATGAAGATCCGGACCGCATCTTCAGCGCGCTGCGCAATGGTGCGTCCGGTTACTTGCTCAAGCGCTCGGCACCGGACCAGGTGATCACGGCGATCCGCGACGTGCTGCAAGGCGGCGCGCCGATGAGCGGGGAAATCGCCCGGAAGGTGATCCACCATTTCCGCGAGCAATCGACCACGGCGGAGGAAGTGGAGAAACTCACCACGCGGGAGCGGGAGGTGCTCGAGCTGGTGGCCCAAGGATTCATCAACAAGGAAATCGGTGATCGGCTTGGTGTCTCTACCGAGGCGGTGCGCTGGCACCTGAAGCACATTTACGTGAAGCTGCATGTGCGCTCGCGGACCGAGGCGGCGCTGAAATTCCGCGGGCCGAAGTAA
- the aqpZ gene encoding aquaporin Z, whose protein sequence is MKSYVAEFFGTFWLVLGGCGSAVLAAAFPDVGIGLLGVSFAFGLTVLTMAYSIGHISGCHLNPAVSVGLWMGGRFPASKVMPYIGAQVAGGVAGALILYIIASGKAGFDVTKGFASNGYGIHSPGGYSLAAAFVTEVVMTMMFLLIILGSTDKRAPAGMAPIAIGLGLTLIHLISIPVTNTSVNPARSTAVAVFCGGWALTQLWLFWVAPILGGVLGAVIYKFIGGDDRK, encoded by the coding sequence ATGAAATCGTATGTAGCAGAGTTCTTCGGCACCTTTTGGCTGGTTCTTGGCGGGTGCGGCAGTGCGGTACTGGCGGCGGCGTTCCCGGACGTGGGGATCGGGCTGCTGGGGGTGTCGTTCGCTTTTGGCCTCACGGTGCTGACGATGGCGTATTCCATCGGGCACATTTCCGGGTGCCACCTGAATCCCGCGGTTTCGGTCGGGCTGTGGATGGGAGGACGGTTTCCGGCGTCGAAGGTGATGCCGTACATCGGGGCGCAGGTGGCGGGTGGTGTCGCCGGGGCGCTGATTCTTTACATCATTGCTTCGGGGAAGGCGGGGTTTGACGTGACGAAGGGCTTCGCCTCGAACGGCTACGGAATCCATTCTCCCGGAGGCTATTCGCTTGCGGCGGCATTCGTGACGGAGGTGGTGATGACGATGATGTTCCTGCTGATCATCCTGGGGTCCACGGACAAGCGTGCGCCCGCCGGGATGGCGCCGATCGCGATCGGCCTAGGGCTGACGCTCATTCACCTGATCAGCATTCCGGTCACGAATACCTCGGTGAATCCGGCGCGGAGCACGGCGGTGGCGGTTTTTTGCGGTGGCTGGGCGCTCACGCAGTTGTGGCTGTTCTGGGTGGCTCCGATCCTAGGCGGGGTGCTCGGTGCGGTGATTTACAAGTTCATTGGCGGGGATGACCGAAAGTAG
- the obgE gene encoding GTPase ObgE, which yields MFIDHIRIYAKAGDGGNGAVSFRREKFVPRGGPDGGDGGKGGDVVLIVDPSTDNLRQFHYDPKLIAKKGVNGGGVRKTGKGGDTIIAKVPPGTVVYKSNAATVQEAVEFERGDEGIDLEPVADLTEYGQKFVLCKGGKGGLGNSNFATPTHRTPTESTPGEEGESGVYYLELRRIADAGLVGFPNAGKSTLLGKLSHAHPKVAAYPFTTLQPSVGVVEFGGFRRCTVADIPGLIEGAHENRGLGHEFLRHITRCRVLLFVVDIAGSEGRDPISDIQILRKEISEYDEELGRFPWMIIANKMDMDGAAENLDLLEKRFPKVKVIPISAELEEGLDALKLYLDDEVGYKV from the coding sequence ATGTTCATTGACCATATCCGCATCTACGCCAAGGCCGGCGACGGCGGGAACGGAGCCGTTTCGTTCCGCCGGGAGAAGTTCGTGCCTCGAGGCGGGCCGGATGGTGGCGATGGCGGGAAGGGTGGGGATGTGGTCCTGATCGTGGACCCTTCGACCGATAACCTGCGCCAATTCCACTACGACCCGAAGCTGATCGCCAAAAAGGGCGTGAATGGCGGCGGGGTGCGGAAGACGGGCAAGGGCGGTGACACGATCATCGCGAAGGTCCCGCCGGGCACTGTCGTTTATAAGAGCAATGCGGCCACCGTGCAGGAGGCCGTGGAGTTCGAGCGGGGCGACGAGGGCATCGATCTGGAACCGGTGGCCGACCTGACCGAGTACGGGCAGAAATTCGTGCTCTGCAAGGGCGGCAAGGGTGGTCTGGGCAACTCGAACTTCGCGACGCCGACGCACCGCACGCCGACCGAGTCGACGCCCGGTGAAGAGGGTGAGTCCGGTGTTTATTACCTGGAGCTCCGGCGCATTGCGGATGCCGGGTTGGTCGGTTTCCCGAACGCGGGGAAGTCGACGCTGTTAGGAAAGCTTTCGCACGCGCACCCAAAGGTGGCGGCGTATCCGTTCACGACGCTGCAGCCGTCGGTGGGCGTCGTCGAGTTCGGTGGCTTCCGCCGTTGCACGGTGGCGGACATTCCGGGGCTGATCGAGGGCGCGCATGAGAATCGTGGTCTGGGCCATGAGTTCCTGCGTCACATCACGCGCTGCCGGGTGCTGTTGTTCGTGGTAGACATCGCGGGCAGTGAAGGACGCGATCCGATTTCCGACATCCAGATCCTGCGCAAGGAGATCAGCGAGTATGATGAAGAGCTCGGCCGGTTCCCGTGGATGATCATCGCCAACAAGATGGACATGGATGGGGCGGCGGAGAATCTAGACCTGTTGGAGAAGCGCTTTCCGAAGGTGAAGGTGATTCCGATTTCGGCGGAGCTGGAGGAGGGGCTGGATGCGCTGAAGCTCTACCTCGATGACGAAGTGGGATACAAAGTCTGA
- a CDS encoding HD domain-containing protein translates to MIDSALRFVLECEKLKGIERRSRPIGLPRRENSAEHSWSLALLAMTLIPAIDPSLDTLHILKMVILHDIVEIDAGDTFCYGDQGNKAEKEQAAAKRIFGMLHESLASEFISLWEEFEQGATPEAKFANAIDRLLPIMQNHANGGGAWPEHGISIDQVLTRNRNIEAVSPELWQHVTALANEAVAAGWLKPAKTVPNL, encoded by the coding sequence ATGATCGACTCAGCCCTCCGTTTCGTCCTCGAGTGCGAAAAGCTCAAGGGCATCGAACGTCGCTCCCGCCCCATCGGCCTTCCCCGTCGAGAAAACTCCGCGGAACATTCCTGGAGTCTGGCGCTGCTGGCGATGACCCTGATCCCCGCCATCGATCCATCGCTCGATACCCTCCACATCCTGAAGATGGTGATCCTTCACGACATCGTCGAGATCGATGCCGGAGACACCTTCTGCTACGGCGACCAGGGCAATAAGGCCGAGAAAGAACAAGCGGCCGCGAAGCGGATCTTCGGCATGCTCCACGAAAGCCTCGCCTCCGAATTCATCTCGCTCTGGGAAGAGTTCGAACAAGGCGCCACGCCCGAAGCGAAATTCGCCAACGCGATCGATCGCCTGCTACCCATCATGCAAAACCACGCGAATGGCGGCGGTGCCTGGCCCGAGCACGGGATTTCCATCGACCAGGTCCTGACCCGCAATCGGAACATCGAAGCCGTCTCTCCGGAACTCTGGCAACACGTCACCGCCCTTGCCAACGAAGCCGTGGCCGCAGGCTGGCTGAAGCCCGCGAAAACCGTTCCTAACTTGTAA
- a CDS encoding ATP-binding protein, which yields MARPYHRSLLHRALMCAVLVAGVIPAQAVGEPEMTLAQLRDSVSEGGRGDARFRVEGRVCGLSENRRLLALQDGSATVLLECASVPPEVSAGSRIALEAKGSTLRRSRHAIEVDTGPLIEVDDHHGIITRSRPVYLEQGLQPLRLEWFNGLNLAELKLEYEGPGISHRKVPADCFMHDAGDQGLHPGLRYQVYVKDWWGDLSDFAGNSPVKEGVTPDLDIGVRSRPNQVGIIFSGLMKIPETGNYTFFLGSDDGARVYLGKPLSTISVLSGETVVPETAPWTPAMAPDDERWMTAEGSVSFVDRKSGVLGLDVSGQDGSFHVSILDQDPTERPALLGRYIKVRGVGGAEGLVVIHRRDLQVVGDDAVPSGLLTRAGQVRRLQPDEARKPYRAQIRGVVTMASQTVLVIQDSSGGVFVRYSAPKGDAQPRPGEFWQIEGKTNPGDFSPMLDGDRSRYLGSASMPNAARPTWEQIASGSMDAEWVEIEGVVASASTTMLVILTRDGKVQIRNDLSYPLPTVSMSEKEIAALPGSVVRLRGVFTANWDGEGRVNAGLCQMGNASLSVDQLMPADPFSAEPMQATDLLRFTSHPGVFKRVKVTGTVLHAHPPELFLSDGARGFRILSREAPVLSPGDQVEASGFPRLGGPSPVLMETFVRKTGTGSLPDAVSVDSANLPNARLDSMRVTVEGSLLSDSLRQSERVLEMRSGKQRFVARLAVTGDVKPIERGSLLRLTGIYASAAVARAGTNAEPFELLLNHPEDIQILERGPWWTLKHTIILISILSGVLLLVMVSNFLLRRTVVQRTRELALEMEERQVAERNREVQEERTRVAHDLHDELGAGLTEAGILTSLVKNPAVPAEKKDGYLEQLAEVCRGLVTGLDEIVWAVNPRYDSVGDLAGYFSLFAQRFLDLAGIQCRLQIADAVPEHPLASHVRHHLFLAFKEALNNIVRHSGASEVKLAIGVADRTLTVELADNGRGLEPGNPVPGSDGLAGMKGRMEKLGGECRVASSPGETTVEFRLPLERSIA from the coding sequence ATGGCTCGTCCGTATCACCGGTCTCTGCTGCATCGTGCCCTCATGTGCGCGGTGTTGGTCGCGGGTGTGATCCCGGCGCAGGCCGTGGGCGAGCCGGAGATGACCTTGGCACAGCTGCGCGATTCGGTGTCGGAAGGCGGGCGCGGGGATGCGCGCTTCCGGGTGGAGGGCCGGGTTTGCGGTCTTTCGGAGAACCGGCGCTTGCTGGCACTTCAGGATGGGAGCGCCACGGTGCTGTTAGAGTGTGCGTCGGTGCCGCCTGAGGTTTCGGCTGGAAGCCGGATCGCGCTGGAGGCGAAAGGCAGCACGCTGCGACGCAGCCGGCATGCGATCGAGGTCGATACCGGCCCATTGATCGAGGTGGATGATCACCATGGCATCATTACCCGCAGCCGGCCTGTCTATCTGGAGCAAGGGCTGCAGCCGCTGCGGCTGGAATGGTTCAACGGTCTCAACCTGGCGGAGCTGAAGTTGGAGTACGAGGGGCCGGGCATCAGTCATCGCAAGGTGCCTGCGGACTGCTTCATGCATGATGCGGGTGACCAAGGGCTGCACCCGGGGCTTCGCTATCAGGTTTACGTCAAGGACTGGTGGGGGGACCTCTCGGACTTCGCCGGGAATTCACCGGTCAAGGAGGGCGTGACACCCGATCTCGACATCGGGGTGCGGTCGCGGCCGAATCAGGTGGGGATCATTTTCTCGGGCCTGATGAAGATCCCGGAGACCGGGAACTATACCTTCTTCCTCGGGTCGGACGATGGAGCCCGGGTGTATCTCGGCAAGCCGCTCTCGACCATTTCCGTTTTATCCGGAGAGACCGTGGTGCCGGAAACGGCACCGTGGACGCCAGCCATGGCGCCGGATGATGAGCGATGGATGACCGCGGAAGGAAGCGTGAGCTTCGTGGATCGCAAGAGCGGCGTGCTGGGTCTGGATGTGAGCGGCCAGGATGGTTCCTTTCATGTCTCGATCCTGGATCAGGATCCCACGGAGCGGCCTGCGCTGCTGGGGCGCTACATTAAGGTCCGCGGCGTTGGCGGGGCGGAAGGACTCGTGGTGATCCACCGCCGGGATTTGCAGGTGGTGGGGGATGATGCGGTGCCTTCCGGGCTGCTGACCCGTGCGGGGCAGGTGCGACGGTTGCAACCGGACGAGGCGCGCAAGCCCTACCGCGCGCAGATCCGGGGAGTGGTGACGATGGCATCACAGACGGTGCTTGTGATCCAAGATTCGAGCGGAGGTGTCTTCGTCCGCTATTCCGCGCCGAAGGGAGATGCCCAGCCGAGGCCCGGAGAATTCTGGCAGATCGAAGGCAAGACGAATCCCGGCGATTTCTCACCGATGCTGGATGGGGATCGATCCCGGTATCTGGGAAGTGCCTCGATGCCGAATGCCGCACGGCCGACCTGGGAACAGATCGCAAGCGGAAGCATGGATGCCGAGTGGGTCGAGATCGAAGGCGTGGTGGCGTCGGCTTCCACCACGATGCTCGTGATCCTCACCCGCGATGGGAAGGTGCAGATCCGCAATGACCTCTCCTATCCGCTGCCCACCGTCTCGATGAGCGAGAAGGAAATCGCAGCCCTTCCCGGGAGTGTGGTGCGCCTTCGTGGCGTCTTCACCGCGAACTGGGATGGTGAAGGCCGGGTGAATGCGGGACTTTGCCAAATGGGCAACGCGAGCCTTTCGGTCGATCAGCTGATGCCGGCCGATCCGTTTTCGGCGGAGCCGATGCAAGCCACGGACCTGCTGCGTTTCACCTCGCACCCCGGGGTCTTCAAGCGGGTGAAGGTCACCGGGACCGTGCTGCACGCCCATCCACCCGAGCTCTTTCTTTCCGATGGCGCGCGCGGGTTCCGGATCCTGAGTCGCGAGGCTCCGGTGCTGAGTCCCGGGGATCAGGTCGAGGCTTCCGGCTTTCCCCGCCTCGGGGGACCTTCGCCGGTCTTGATGGAAACCTTCGTTCGCAAGACGGGGACGGGTTCGCTGCCGGACGCGGTGTCCGTGGATTCGGCGAATCTGCCGAATGCGCGGCTCGATTCGATGCGGGTGACGGTGGAAGGGAGCCTGCTCAGTGATAGCCTGCGCCAAAGCGAGCGAGTGCTTGAGATGAGATCGGGAAAGCAGCGCTTTGTCGCGAGGCTGGCGGTCACCGGCGACGTGAAGCCGATCGAACGGGGAAGCTTGCTGCGCCTGACCGGAATCTATGCGAGTGCTGCCGTCGCTCGCGCCGGGACGAATGCCGAGCCCTTCGAGCTGCTGCTCAATCATCCCGAGGATATTCAGATCTTGGAACGCGGCCCGTGGTGGACGCTGAAGCACACGATCATCCTGATCTCGATCCTGTCCGGCGTGCTCCTGCTGGTGATGGTCTCGAATTTCCTGCTGCGCCGGACGGTGGTCCAGCGCACCCGCGAACTCGCGCTGGAGATGGAGGAGCGGCAAGTGGCCGAGCGCAACCGGGAAGTCCAGGAAGAGCGCACGCGGGTGGCGCATGATCTCCACGACGAGCTGGGCGCGGGTCTCACCGAGGCAGGCATTCTCACATCGCTGGTGAAGAATCCCGCCGTGCCCGCGGAGAAGAAAGACGGCTATCTCGAACAGCTTGCGGAAGTTTGCCGGGGGCTGGTGACCGGGCTCGATGAGATCGTGTGGGCGGTGAATCCACGCTACGATTCGGTGGGTGACCTGGCCGGATACTTCTCGCTTTTCGCGCAGCGTTTCCTGGATCTCGCGGGTATCCAATGCCGGCTGCAGATCGCGGATGCGGTGCCGGAACATCCGCTGGCTTCCCACGTCCGACACCATCTATTTCTCGCTTTCAAGGAGGCCCTGAACAACATCGTGCGGCACTCGGGAGCGAGCGAGGTCAAGCTGGCGATCGGCGTGGCAGACCGGACCTTGACCGTCGAACTGGCGGACAATGGCCGCGGCCTGGAGCCGGGGAACCCGGTGCCTGGCAGCGACGGGCTTGCAGGAATGAAGGGAAGAATGGAAAAGCTTGGAGGGGAATGCCGGGTTGCAAGTAGCCCCGGAGAGACCACCGTCGAGTTCAGGCTACCGTTGGAAAGGAGTATTGCATGA
- a CDS encoding SDR family oxidoreductase: MNTNRKVILVTGASSGIGEATARHLAAKGHHLVIGARRTDRLEKLAAELNAAGGSVEFASLDVTDLEDVRAFAGLALEKHGRIDVIINNAGVMPLSPLEALKIDEWNQMIDVNIRGVLHGIAAVLPVMKKQGSGQVINVSSIAGHAVWPTCAVYSATKYAVIAISDGLRQENTDIRVTVISPGVTTSELAHTITHDETAGFIDKFREVAIPAEAIAKAIGFAIDQPDDVDVNEIIVRPTASPN, from the coding sequence ATGAATACGAATCGCAAGGTTATCCTCGTCACCGGAGCAAGCAGCGGCATCGGCGAAGCGACGGCTCGCCACCTCGCCGCCAAGGGCCACCACTTGGTGATCGGCGCGCGCCGCACCGACCGGCTGGAGAAGCTGGCCGCTGAACTCAATGCCGCGGGTGGCTCGGTTGAATTCGCCTCGCTCGATGTGACCGACCTCGAAGATGTGCGCGCCTTTGCCGGGCTCGCGCTCGAAAAGCACGGACGCATCGATGTGATCATCAACAACGCCGGCGTGATGCCGCTGTCGCCGCTGGAAGCGCTCAAGATCGACGAGTGGAACCAGATGATCGACGTGAACATCCGCGGCGTGCTGCATGGCATCGCTGCGGTGCTGCCGGTGATGAAGAAGCAGGGTAGCGGTCAGGTGATCAACGTTTCGTCGATCGCGGGTCACGCGGTCTGGCCAACGTGTGCCGTTTACAGTGCGACCAAGTATGCGGTGATCGCGATTTCCGATGGCCTGCGCCAAGAGAACACGGACATCCGCGTGACGGTGATCTCGCCGGGGGTGACCACTTCGGAACTGGCACACACGATCACGCACGATGAGACCGCAGGCTTCATCGACAAGTTCCGCGAAGTGGCGATCCCGGCCGAGGCGATCGCCAAGGCAATCGGCTTCGCAATCGATCAACCTGACGACGTGGACGTGAACGAAATCATCGTTCGTCCGACGGCGAGCCCGAACTGA
- a CDS encoding MATE family efflux transporter, with the protein MSKPGASIDAAERAVPEIRLAGKLGGMSLPWQVAVLAIWPLLENVLAFCVGFTDRLISGRLATGPEQVAILDAMGLGGYVGWFFNILQGAVATGVMALVSRSIGAGDRNLAMRGLGQGLWLGIAAGVLSLLALQFGIPSLIEVVGLTPEAAVHAEAFLRVLAWSGPVSGAMFAINAALRGAGDTRTPFIAMLVVNIVNMGVSWYLAMVHGRGVAGIAGGTVTGWCCGLAVVSVVLLRRNGMLCWSLAGLRPHRETLLRILRIGAPQSLEIGCMWGIHAYGIHTIAKLPGTGNLGAHILAIGVESMSFLPGWAIGTAGAALAGQYLGAGSKEMAVRAVRLCWGIAVVLMGTVGIFFIFGRDALIELMAPKSELHKHLASPLVLICAAAQPFFATCIVLKTSMRGAGATTTVMRWSFGSMIFYRLGMLSLLHTQPWFDLRAVWVIFSLDLTTQALVFAWVHFRGKWLDARV; encoded by the coding sequence ATGTCGAAACCCGGTGCGAGTATCGATGCCGCTGAACGCGCGGTGCCGGAAATCAGGCTGGCGGGAAAGCTCGGTGGCATGTCGCTGCCGTGGCAGGTGGCGGTTCTGGCGATCTGGCCGCTGCTTGAGAACGTCCTCGCGTTTTGCGTGGGTTTCACCGACCGGCTGATCTCGGGGCGCCTCGCGACGGGGCCCGAGCAGGTGGCGATTCTCGATGCGATGGGGCTCGGCGGCTATGTGGGATGGTTTTTCAATATCCTCCAGGGCGCGGTGGCGACTGGGGTGATGGCGCTGGTTTCACGGTCGATCGGCGCGGGTGACCGGAATCTGGCGATGCGTGGCCTGGGCCAGGGGCTGTGGCTGGGGATTGCGGCCGGGGTGCTTTCGCTGCTGGCGCTGCAATTCGGGATCCCGTCGCTGATCGAGGTGGTGGGGCTGACGCCGGAGGCGGCGGTGCATGCGGAGGCTTTCCTGCGGGTGCTCGCCTGGTCGGGGCCGGTGAGCGGCGCGATGTTTGCGATCAATGCGGCGCTGCGCGGAGCGGGGGACACGAGGACGCCCTTCATCGCGATGCTGGTGGTGAACATCGTGAACATGGGGGTGAGCTGGTATCTCGCGATGGTCCATGGCCGTGGGGTGGCGGGGATTGCCGGGGGCACGGTCACCGGCTGGTGCTGTGGTCTGGCGGTGGTCTCGGTGGTGCTGCTGCGGAGGAATGGCATGCTCTGCTGGAGCCTCGCGGGGCTGAGGCCGCATCGCGAGACGCTGCTCCGCATTCTCCGGATCGGGGCGCCGCAGTCGCTGGAGATCGGCTGCATGTGGGGAATCCACGCCTACGGGATCCATACGATCGCCAAGCTACCGGGGACGGGAAATCTGGGGGCGCACATCCTGGCGATCGGCGTGGAGTCGATGAGTTTCCTGCCGGGCTGGGCGATCGGCACGGCCGGCGCGGCGCTGGCGGGGCAGTATCTGGGGGCGGGCTCGAAGGAGATGGCGGTCCGGGCGGTGCGGCTCTGTTGGGGGATTGCCGTGGTCCTGATGGGAACCGTGGGGATCTTTTTCATCTTCGGGCGCGACGCCCTGATCGAGCTGATGGCTCCGAAAAGTGAGCTTCACAAGCACCTGGCCTCGCCGCTGGTGCTGATTTGCGCGGCGGCGCAGCCGTTCTTCGCGACGTGCATCGTGCTGAAGACCTCGATGCGGGGGGCCGGGGCGACGACGACGGTGATGCGGTGGTCCTTTGGCAGCATGATTTTCTATCGTCTGGGCATGCTGTCGCTGCTCCACACGCAGCCGTGGTTCGACCTGCGGGCGGTGTGGGTAATCTTCTCGCTGGATCTGACGACCCAGGCGCTGGTCTTCGCCTGGGTCCATTTTCGTGGGAAATGGCTGGACGCGAGGGTGTAA
- a CDS encoding AraC family transcriptional regulator, translating into MSAKPRAIEDTIEAPRTGRLAEMLGGLAHGEGYSASRLPGVKFMRSSCAMVKGPVSYDPSIVIIAQGRKRGYLGDEVFTYDANHFLVLSVPLPFECETLASPDGPMLGISVAVKPATVAELMMAMERPAPIPMGRPLAIRSNPLDDSLYNATVRLVEALQSTDDARILGPQIVREITYRVLCSDEGGPLRALAAPHSHFGQISRALQRIHGDYAAPVDMNTLASEAGMSVSTFHAHFKAVTGSPPLQYLKTIRLHKSRLLMVQEGETAASAARLVGYESASQFSREFKRFFGATPAAETEKLKASLMQFA; encoded by the coding sequence ATGAGCGCGAAACCACGAGCCATCGAGGACACTATCGAAGCCCCCCGCACCGGCCGGCTGGCAGAGATGCTCGGCGGGCTCGCGCACGGTGAAGGCTATTCCGCATCCCGTCTTCCCGGCGTGAAATTCATGCGCTCCTCCTGCGCCATGGTGAAGGGCCCGGTGTCGTATGACCCCAGCATCGTCATCATCGCCCAAGGCCGGAAACGAGGCTACCTCGGCGACGAAGTCTTCACCTACGACGCCAACCACTTCCTCGTCCTCTCCGTACCCCTCCCCTTCGAGTGCGAAACCCTCGCCTCCCCCGATGGCCCCATGCTCGGCATCTCCGTCGCCGTGAAACCCGCCACCGTCGCCGAGCTGATGATGGCCATGGAACGCCCCGCCCCCATCCCGATGGGTCGCCCCCTCGCGATCCGCTCGAACCCGCTCGATGACTCTCTCTACAATGCCACCGTCCGCCTCGTGGAAGCGCTCCAATCCACCGACGATGCCCGCATCCTCGGCCCCCAGATTGTTAGAGAAATAACCTACCGCGTTCTTTGCAGCGATGAAGGCGGCCCGCTCCGTGCCCTCGCAGCACCCCACAGCCACTTCGGCCAGATCAGCCGAGCCCTCCAGCGCATCCACGGCGACTACGCAGCCCCGGTGGACATGAATACCCTCGCCTCCGAAGCAGGCATGAGCGTCTCCACCTTCCACGCCCACTTCAAGGCGGTGACAGGTTCGCCACCTCTCCAGTATCTGAAAACCATCCGCCTCCACAAATCGCGCCTCCTCATGGTCCAGGAAGGCGAGACCGCCGCCAGCGCCGCCCGCTTGGTTGGCTACGAAAGCGCCTCGCAATTCAGCCGCGAATTCAAGCGCTTCTTCGGCGCAACCCCAGCCGCCGAAACCGAGAAGCTCAAGGCAAGCTTGATGCAGTTCGCCTGA
- the trhA gene encoding PAQR family membrane homeostasis protein TrhA, which translates to MHRQPPRPRSPLCESHAEEMASMATHALGTALAIAALVVMVMLAKDDIFQTISATVFGVTLVLLYGSSTIYHATSCPRRKPWLQALDHACIYLLIAGSYTPLTLVALRGPWGWTLFGIVWFMAVAGVLLKTIGRGKRDTWWSTALYIVMGWLAVFALGPMLRVLSPAGVAWMVAGGLCYTLGVIFFAWKRLRFNHAIWHLFVLAGSACHVAATALYILR; encoded by the coding sequence ATGCACCGGCAGCCGCCGAGGCCCCGCTCGCCACTATGTGAAAGCCACGCCGAGGAAATGGCGAGCATGGCCACGCACGCGCTTGGCACCGCCCTCGCCATCGCCGCACTGGTGGTCATGGTGATGCTCGCGAAGGACGATATTTTCCAGACCATCTCTGCCACCGTCTTCGGCGTCACTCTGGTGCTGCTCTACGGATCATCCACCATCTACCACGCGACCTCGTGCCCGCGGAGAAAGCCGTGGCTTCAGGCGCTCGATCACGCCTGCATCTACCTCTTGATCGCCGGCTCCTACACTCCGCTGACCTTGGTCGCGTTGCGGGGACCATGGGGATGGACCTTGTTCGGCATCGTCTGGTTCATGGCGGTGGCCGGAGTGCTCTTGAAGACGATCGGGCGCGGCAAGCGTGATACCTGGTGGTCCACTGCGCTCTACATCGTCATGGGCTGGCTGGCCGTCTTCGCCCTCGGTCCCATGCTGCGCGTGCTGTCACCCGCGGGCGTCGCTTGGATGGTGGCAGGCGGACTCTGCTACACGCTCGGAGTGATCTTCTTCGCGTGGAAGCGCCTGCGCTTCAACCACGCCATCTGGCACCTCTTCGTTCTCGCCGGCAGCGCCTGCCACGTCGCGGCCACCGCGCTGTATATCCTGCGCTGA
- a CDS encoding SDR family NAD(P)-dependent oxidoreductase translates to MNLSNRIAIVTGGSRGLGRNIALALAARGADIILTYREKKAEGEAVAAEIEALGRKAVALPLDVSSTNGFPVFAYGVRATLAEKWQRESFDFLVNNAGIDSSAPFAEMTEENFDRLYNVHLKGVYFLTQRLLPLIADGGRIVCTSTGLARFSIPGYSAYAAMKGAVEVMSRYLAKELGPRRIGVNVVAPGAIETDFTAGHLGHAGVREMISAQTALGRVGVPDDIGGVVAFLCSEEGRWVNAQRLEASGGMFL, encoded by the coding sequence ATGAATCTCTCTAACAGGATCGCCATCGTCACCGGTGGCAGCCGTGGCCTCGGTCGCAACATCGCCCTCGCGCTCGCTGCACGCGGTGCGGATATCATCCTCACGTATCGTGAAAAGAAGGCGGAGGGCGAAGCCGTGGCCGCCGAGATCGAGGCGCTTGGTCGCAAGGCGGTGGCGCTACCGCTGGATGTTTCTTCGACGAATGGCTTTCCCGTTTTCGCCTACGGCGTCCGTGCGACATTGGCAGAGAAGTGGCAGCGCGAGAGTTTCGATTTCCTCGTGAACAACGCGGGCATTGATTCGTCGGCTCCCTTTGCCGAGATGACGGAGGAGAACTTCGACCGCCTCTACAACGTCCACCTGAAGGGAGTTTATTTCCTCACGCAGCGGCTGCTGCCACTGATCGCTGATGGCGGGCGCATCGTTTGCACTTCCACCGGACTCGCGCGGTTCTCCATCCCGGGCTACTCGGCCTATGCAGCGATGAAGGGCGCTGTCGAAGTGATGTCGCGCTATCTGGCCAAGGAGCTCGGGCCGCGGCGGATCGGCGTGAATGTGGTGGCACCGGGTGCGATCGAGACCGATTTCACCGCGGGTCACCTGGGACATGCCGGGGTGCGTGAGATGATCTCCGCGCAGACGGCGCTTGGACGTGTCGGCGTGCCGGATGACATCGGCGGCGTGGTCGCCTTCCTGTGCTCCGAAGAAGGACGCTGGGTGAATGCCCAACGGCTCGAAGCCTCAGGCGGGATGTTCCTGTAA